GGTCGTTGATCGTCGCATCGGTGCGGGTTTTCTGCTCCGCGAGGCTGATGCGTGCGGTCAGGTCGTCGTCGGTGAAGTGCCCGTGCAGGCGGCGCTGCCAGGGAGTGCCCCTGTTTTCGGTCCTCCAGCCGCGCACCAGCGCCTTCCGGTCCACCTCGTCGGCGGCTGCGGTCCTGGCGGAGTCGGCCTTGGCGCGCATGAGCTCGCCGATGGCGCGCTGTTCGAGCCGGGCCAGGGCCTCGTCGCTCATTGATTCCAAAGGCCGGTGCCCAGGGTCCGCGGCGCGGGCCCGCCACCGGTCGAGCCGGTCTACGATCCGCCACGCCAGCACCGCACCTGGGTCATCGGAGGCGTCGAAGTCTCCTTCGCCGACGCTGTCACCCAGCAGGTTGGGAATGTTGAAGCCGTCGTTCTCTGCGGCGCGGAGATGGGTCGCGATCGCACCCCACGCACTGGATTTAACGAACCTGCCTGCGGTGCCTTCGCCGAGTTCGCGGCGGGCGATGTTGGCCATGCGCAGTTCGTTGGCCTGATGGTCGATGTCCCGGTACACCTCGGACATCTCCGGCAGGGAACGGGCTTGGGCGCGGGCTGCGTCCATTTGTTCGTGGGCGGTGAGGTTCCCGTCGTGGTTGGCGGCCACGGCGGTCAGGACGTCGTCGAGGGTCTCGCCGTCGTCCACGATGCCGTAGAGCTGGTTGGTTTCCCGGCCGCGGGAGGCTGCGACGTAGGCCAGGGAGCGGGAGAGTTTGGAGCTGATCAGGGCGTGGGTGGTGTCGCAGGTGATGCCCTGGGTGCGGTGGATCGTGGCCGCGTAGCCGAGCATCGTCTTCTCCCGCACGTACTCGGCCGGGAGCGTGACGGTGCCGGCGTGGTTGTCGTGGCGGACGGTCAGTGACCCGTCGGGGTGGACTTCGCGGACGGTCCAGACGTCGTTGTTTTTCACGAAGTCTTTGCCCCGGTTGGTGGCGAGCCGGCGGTTGTTTTCGCGGGTGACAATGATGTCCCCGGCCCGGGCGGTGAGCCCGTCCCGGAGGGTGGCTGCCGGCCCGTCGGTGAGGGTGCCGTTGCCGAGCCGGTAGGCCTGGGCGCGGGCGTTGAGGTCGGTGACGGTGGCGTTGTCGAAGGCCATCATGATCGAGTGTTTGCCGTTTTCGGTGTCCTGCTGCCATGCGGCGAAGACCTGGGCGGTCATGGTTTCGGCGTCGCCGCCGACGACGCGACGGTTGTCCCGGTAGAAACCCCACGGGTCATCTTCCCCATGGGTAGGTGGTTCGCGGAGGGCGAGGGTGGCGTCTGCTTCGGCGTCGTTGGGTGTGCCGTCAGGGTTGCGGAAACGGTGCAGGTCTTCCAAATGAACGGCACCGACGGTGTTTTTTAGCAGGCGCAGCGCGCCGCCGGACCCGACCGCGGAGAGCTGCTGGTCATCGCCGAGAGCCCGGACCACGGCGCCGTACTGGTCAGCGATGGTGACGACGGCGGCGAACATCTGGGTGCCGACCATGCCGGCCTCGTCGATGATGATGACATCGGCCGGGGCGGGGATGACCTTCTGCTCCGCATCGGTCTGGTGGCCGCGGACGAAAGAGTCGATGGTGGTGGCCTTCGCACCGAGTTCAGTGCCCATCACCGCCGCGGCGACGGCTGTCGGGGCGAGGCCGATGACCCGGCCGCCGGCTTCCCGAACGGTGTCCGCGGCGAGTTTGAGGGCGGTGGTTTTGCCGGCCCCGGCGGGGCCGACACCGACCATGAGGAGGCGGTCGCTGCAGGCGAATTCCTTGGCCATGGCCAGCTGGCCCGCGTCGAATCTCTTGTCCTGTTTCGCGAGGGCCGTGTCGAAAGATTCGGTGGTCGCGGCGGGGATGACGATGCGCTGCGCTGCGGTCAGCAGCCGGTCTTCGCTGTGCAGGATCCCGGAGGACGTGTACAGGGTGGAGTGGGCCTTGCCGTACTTGGACGCCCCGTTCCTCAGTCTCAGGGCCGCGACTTCGGGGGCCGGGGTTTCGGGCGTGATGCGCAGGGAGAACTGGTCGATCGCGCGTGCCTTGACCTGTTCCAGGAGTGCCGGCGGGATGGGGAGTTCGCCGAAGCGGGAGCCGAGCCGACGTCGGGTTTCGGCGTCAATGTGGTGTTCTCCCCAGACCCCCCGGGACCGTTCCAGGGTGTGGATGACGGCTTCTGCTTCCTGGGCCGGGTCGATCTCGTCGGCGTGCGCGACCATCCACAACGGGTCGACCGCGTCGGCCTTGGCCCGGGCGTCGTGGCGGTGCGCGCGGGCCTTTTGAACGGCGGCGGGGCCGGTCTCGACGCCGAGGATGGCCCCGAGTTCTTCGGTCCACTCCCCCACCAGGACGGAGAGCTGGCGTGCCTCTTTCTTGGCGGCCCGGGTGTCCAGTGTGGCCTGCTGGGCGAGGGCGATCATGGCCTTGGTGTTGGGGGCGTAGCCGTGGTCGTCGGTGAAATCCGCGACGAGCCGGTCGAGGACGGGTTTGATGCCTTCGCGGCGGGAGGAGGCGGCTTCGATGGCGGCGACGTCGACGCCGGCGATCTCGATCACCGGCCGGTCACCGGCGACTTTCCGCTCCACGAGTCCGACGCCGAGGCGGGTGCAGATCTTCTCCATGACGGTGCGGTTGTAGTGCTCGGAGGCGGCCACGTTGAACTGGTACAGCAACCGCCCGTCCAGGGATGACCATTTCCCGTCGGCGCCGAGGACCTTGTTGGAGACGACGACGTGGTCGTGCAGTTGGGGGTCTCCGTTGCGGGAGTCGTAGTGCCGGAACGTGGTGTAGATCAGTCCGCCGTCGACGTCTTCCTGGCGGACGCCGTTGCGTCCCCGCCGGGTGTACGTGGCTTCCCGTTCGAGGTATTGCATGGTCTCGTCAATGGCCTCGTGGTGGGCGGCTTCGATCTGTTGCCGTGCCTCATCGCCGCCGATGGCCCACAGCACGGAGGCTGACTTCGCGGGAGCGAAGACGAGGTCGTATCCGGCGACGGCCTGGGATCCGGGTTTGGTGTGCGCGGTGACGAAACGGCCGAGTTCTTCCTTGTCGGCGGGGTTGCGGCCGTTGAGTTCGCGGAAGTATTGGGCGCCTTCCTTCATCCGGATGACCCGGCGCGTGTCGGCATCCGGTTCGCGGTGGTTCATCCGCTGGTAGTCCCCGAGTGCCCGGTCGACGCGGGCTTTGAGTTCGTTGTCTTTCTGCCCGTAACGGGGGTAGCGGGCGCCGAGCCGGACGTCCGCGCCGGGGTTGGCGGCGAGCATGGCGTCGGCGTTGGGGTGCAGCCCTTCGCCGAAAAGTGCCGCCATCTGTGTCTCGGTGACCTCCCCCGAAACACCGAGATGTGCGGTGCCTCCGCCGCCCCATTGGCCGGGTGGGTTGCCGTCCACCGTGTAGTAATCGCCCAGGGCACGGTCACCTGCGCGCAGCTCATCGCCGCTGGCGACTTCACGGGTGTAGTACGTGTATCCGTCGCCGGCACTGAGCTTGTGCACGGTCATCACGGATGCCAGCCTACCCGGTCAGGGGCCTCACTCGTCGATGATGCATGAGGTGTGACAGGTATTGCCGGGTTGTGGCTTGTGGAATCGGCGACACGACGGAGGAGGTA
The DNA window shown above is from Arthrobacter sp. FW305-BF8 and carries:
- the mobF gene encoding MobF family relaxase; this translates as MTVHKLSAGDGYTYYTREVASGDELRAGDRALGDYYTVDGNPPGQWGGGGTAHLGVSGEVTETQMAALFGEGLHPNADAMLAANPGADVRLGARYPRYGQKDNELKARVDRALGDYQRMNHREPDADTRRVIRMKEGAQYFRELNGRNPADKEELGRFVTAHTKPGSQAVAGYDLVFAPAKSASVLWAIGGDEARQQIEAAHHEAIDETMQYLEREATYTRRGRNGVRQEDVDGGLIYTTFRHYDSRNGDPQLHDHVVVSNKVLGADGKWSSLDGRLLYQFNVAASEHYNRTVMEKICTRLGVGLVERKVAGDRPVIEIAGVDVAAIEAASSRREGIKPVLDRLVADFTDDHGYAPNTKAMIALAQQATLDTRAAKKEARQLSVLVGEWTEELGAILGVETGPAAVQKARAHRHDARAKADAVDPLWMVAHADEIDPAQEAEAVIHTLERSRGVWGEHHIDAETRRRLGSRFGELPIPPALLEQVKARAIDQFSLRITPETPAPEVAALRLRNGASKYGKAHSTLYTSSGILHSEDRLLTAAQRIVIPAATTESFDTALAKQDKRFDAGQLAMAKEFACSDRLLMVGVGPAGAGKTTALKLAADTVREAGGRVIGLAPTAVAAAVMGTELGAKATTIDSFVRGHQTDAEQKVIPAPADVIIIDEAGMVGTQMFAAVVTIADQYGAVVRALGDDQQLSAVGSGGALRLLKNTVGAVHLEDLHRFRNPDGTPNDAEADATLALREPPTHGEDDPWGFYRDNRRVVGGDAETMTAQVFAAWQQDTENGKHSIMMAFDNATVTDLNARAQAYRLGNGTLTDGPAATLRDGLTARAGDIIVTRENNRRLATNRGKDFVKNNDVWTVREVHPDGSLTVRHDNHAGTVTLPAEYVREKTMLGYAATIHRTQGITCDTTHALISSKLSRSLAYVAASRGRETNQLYGIVDDGETLDDVLTAVAANHDGNLTAHEQMDAARAQARSLPEMSEVYRDIDHQANELRMANIARRELGEGTAGRFVKSSAWGAIATHLRAAENDGFNIPNLLGDSVGEGDFDASDDPGAVLAWRIVDRLDRWRARAADPGHRPLESMSDEALARLEQRAIGELMRAKADSARTAAADEVDRKALVRGWRTENRGTPWQRRLHGHFTDDDLTARISLAEQKTRTDATINDHAAVRKARWLASSLHKEKALREAMHPEARADEAYERGAVTNYRREENATRAQAAAQIQRRIRAEIELRRQLPQPLAAKPAADQLPAWLAPDDVVTHPDTPALWRKELLARRELMATETTRLGAQLAAEPPAWATALGPVPSDPARQEQWRQLAVEISTYRDTYRIPASEPLPLPAHHQVKGVGAELTARVTAMHKYSAQTAKEPLAPADAPLMAEAAQVEAAVKESPTPAEQVVDHLQETRGTEAQLSPAQERAERIAALARKVRENRAKNQRLDADTRSPEAVREALDQIKARRAQEQARRDETRRTDEPTPRQDRGPGIGR